The Brachybacterium huguangmaarense genome contains a region encoding:
- the dapA gene encoding 4-hydroxy-tetrahydrodipicolinate synthase, translating to MSSSDTVPTRPFGANGVAMVTPFTADTEALDLEAAQALAVHLVDQGVDLLVLGGTTGESPTTSDDEKCALVRAVREAVGPAVTILAGVGSNDTRHSVALARRSAELEIDGLLVVTPYYSKPSQEGIIVHTEAVADATELPVMLYDIPGRSGVPLAADTIRRLAAHPRIVALKDAKGDLQQSTLLMATTELAYYSGEDALNLPWLAIGGAGIVSVVGQVAPALEAELVAAVDADDLPRARAVHARLAPLVEAVMGRFPGVVAAKTALHLQGLLPHAAVRGPLAPATAAQTAALAEVLESAEGITPVSPTSRRTL from the coding sequence ATGAGCAGCAGCGACACCGTCCCGACGCGTCCCTTCGGGGCCAACGGGGTGGCCATGGTCACGCCGTTCACCGCCGACACGGAGGCCCTCGACCTCGAGGCCGCCCAGGCGCTCGCCGTCCATCTCGTCGACCAGGGCGTGGACCTGCTCGTGCTGGGCGGCACGACGGGGGAGTCGCCCACGACGAGCGACGACGAGAAGTGCGCCCTCGTGCGGGCCGTGCGCGAGGCGGTCGGTCCCGCGGTCACCATCCTCGCGGGCGTGGGCAGCAACGACACCCGGCACAGCGTGGCCCTCGCACGGCGCAGCGCCGAGCTCGAGATCGACGGCCTGCTCGTGGTGACGCCGTACTACTCCAAGCCCTCGCAGGAGGGCATCATCGTGCACACCGAGGCCGTCGCCGACGCGACCGAGCTGCCCGTCATGCTGTACGACATCCCGGGCCGCTCCGGGGTGCCGCTCGCGGCGGACACGATCCGTCGCCTCGCCGCGCATCCGCGGATCGTCGCCCTTAAGGACGCCAAGGGCGACCTGCAGCAGTCCACGCTCCTGATGGCGACCACGGAGCTGGCCTACTACAGCGGCGAGGACGCCCTGAACCTGCCGTGGCTCGCGATCGGCGGCGCGGGCATCGTGTCGGTCGTCGGCCAGGTCGCGCCCGCCCTCGAGGCCGAGCTGGTCGCCGCGGTCGACGCGGACGACCTGCCCCGTGCCCGCGCCGTGCACGCCCGACTCGCGCCCCTCGTCGAGGCCGTCATGGGCCGCTTCCCGGGCGTCGTCGCCGCCAAGACGGCCCTGCACCTGCAGGGCCTGCTCCCCCATGCCGCCGTCCGCGGCCCGCTCGCCCCCGCCACCGCCGCCCAGACCGCGGCGCTCGCCGAGGTGCTCGAGTCGGCCGAGGGCATCACCCCTGTCAGCCCCACCTCCCGGAGGACTCTGTGA
- a CDS encoding ribonuclease J — protein MSIAFTSHPNQPPRLKNGTLRIIPLGGLGDVGRNMTIFDIDGKILVVDCGVLFPEESQPGVDLILPDFDYLQDRLDDIVGIVLTHGHEDHIGAVPYLLRLKPDIPLLGSQLTLAFIEAKLKEHRIKPYTLAVKEGQTERLGPFELEFVAVNHSIPDALAVAITTSAGTVLHTGDFKMDQLPLDGRITDLRAFARLGEKGVDLFMVDSTNAEVPGFVRSEREIGPSLDTVFDRARGKIVVASFSSHVHRVQQVLDAAAQHHRKVAFVGRSMIRNMKIAQEMGYLTVPRDTLVDVKKINDFPDDRIVLMCTGSQGEPMAALGRIANRDHQISVGEGDVVILASSLIPGNENSVFRIVNSLMALGAEVVHQGNARVHVSGHACAGELLYCYNIVRPGNVMPVHGEVRHLIANGRIAESSGVAAENIVLARDGSVVDLRDGVARVVGEIPNGYVYVDGSSVGEVSEADLKDRRILSDEGFISVFAVVNSETGALLAGPEIHARGVAEDDKVFEKIKPEIVKALEKAVADSPNKRDAYQLQQVMRRVVGRYVSRLRRRPMIIPVVVEA, from the coding sequence GTGAGCATCGCGTTCACCTCGCACCCCAACCAGCCACCCCGCCTCAAGAACGGCACCCTGCGGATCATCCCCCTCGGCGGCCTCGGCGACGTCGGCCGCAACATGACGATCTTCGACATCGACGGCAAGATCCTCGTCGTCGACTGCGGCGTCCTGTTCCCCGAGGAGTCCCAGCCGGGCGTGGACCTGATCCTGCCCGACTTCGACTACCTCCAGGACCGGCTCGACGACATCGTCGGCATCGTCCTGACCCACGGCCACGAGGACCACATCGGCGCGGTCCCGTACCTCCTGCGCCTCAAGCCCGACATCCCGCTCCTGGGCAGCCAGCTGACCCTCGCGTTCATCGAGGCCAAGCTCAAGGAGCACCGCATCAAGCCGTACACGCTCGCGGTCAAGGAGGGCCAGACCGAGCGGCTCGGGCCGTTCGAGCTCGAGTTCGTCGCGGTCAACCACTCGATCCCCGACGCCCTGGCCGTCGCGATCACGACGAGCGCGGGCACCGTGCTGCACACGGGCGACTTCAAGATGGACCAGCTGCCGCTGGACGGCCGGATCACGGACCTGCGCGCCTTCGCGCGGCTCGGCGAGAAGGGCGTCGACCTGTTCATGGTCGACTCGACCAACGCCGAGGTCCCCGGTTTCGTGCGGTCGGAGCGGGAGATCGGGCCGAGCCTCGACACCGTGTTCGACCGCGCCCGCGGCAAGATCGTGGTGGCCTCGTTCTCGAGCCACGTGCACCGCGTCCAGCAGGTCCTCGACGCCGCCGCCCAGCACCACCGCAAGGTCGCGTTCGTGGGCCGTTCGATGATCCGCAACATGAAGATCGCCCAGGAGATGGGCTACCTCACGGTCCCGCGGGACACGCTCGTCGACGTCAAGAAGATCAACGACTTCCCCGACGACCGCATCGTGCTCATGTGCACGGGCAGCCAGGGCGAGCCGATGGCGGCGCTGGGCCGGATCGCCAACCGCGACCACCAGATCTCGGTGGGGGAGGGCGATGTCGTGATCCTCGCGAGCTCGCTCATCCCCGGCAACGAGAACTCGGTCTTCCGGATCGTGAACTCGCTCATGGCGCTCGGCGCCGAGGTGGTCCACCAGGGCAACGCCCGGGTCCACGTCTCGGGGCATGCGTGCGCGGGTGAGCTCCTGTACTGCTACAACATCGTGCGTCCCGGCAACGTGATGCCGGTGCACGGCGAGGTGCGCCACCTGATCGCCAACGGGCGCATCGCCGAGTCCTCCGGGGTGGCCGCCGAGAACATCGTGCTCGCGCGCGACGGCTCGGTGGTCGACCTGCGCGACGGCGTCGCCCGCGTGGTCGGGGAGATCCCCAACGGCTACGTGTACGTCGACGGCTCGAGCGTGGGCGAGGTCTCGGAGGCCGATCTCAAGGACCGTCGCATCCTCTCCGACGAGGGCTTCATCTCGGTCTTCGCGGTGGTCAACTCGGAGACCGGGGCGCTGCTCGCCGGCCCGGAGATCCACGCCCGCGGCGTGGCCGAGGACGACAAGGTGTTCGAGAAGATCAAGCCCGAGATCGTCAAGGCGCTCGAGAAGGCGGTCGCGGACTCGCCCAACAAGCGCGATGCCTATCAGCTGCAGCAGGTGATGCGGCGCGTGGTCGGCCGCTACGTCTCGCGTCTGCGCCGCCGCCCGATGATCATCCCCGTCGTCGTCGAAGCGTGA
- a CDS encoding FtsK/SpoIIIE family DNA translocase, which yields MRAVRAGYLGVARTVGGVVRGIGVARWEVAHDQRRDGYALFLLLLAALVAIREWWQVPGAFFGAVHTVTAGTFGIISVVLPLLLAGWSLRMFRRPDLVRANSRIALGMAILLTALAAIASIAARMPAPADGISALAHGGGVLGYLAAAPVASLVPPVAVVVLYAVVAFFGVLVLTATPVESLPSRLRGAYQTLVGRSEDEDAEREAFGLRPRRASASAAETEAAEPAGRKRRSPRRKTSDEDEQAERDHDGFGYAGDEAFARGVDAAEEAAPKRRRSRSRRPVEPEAAETAETTEDETEVYDVISEENRRAKSFPGATTPMPAGATRAEEAPAQSRPAAKAPSAPDLVPPPLGDLPRAGEQLELAGDVVYTLPDSEFLIEGPPHKTRSEANDRVVEALGEVFEQFGINAEVTGFTRGPTVTRYEVELGLGTKVEKVTALSKNIAYAVASADVRILSPIPGKKAIGIEIPNTDRETVALGDVLRSPIATRNEHPMVMGVGKDVEGGYVTANLAKMPHLLVAGATGAGKSSFVNSMITSILMRATPEEVRMVLVDPKRVELTIYEGIPHLITPIITNPKKAAEALEWVVKEMDARYDDLAAFGFKHIDDFNKAVRAGEVAPPPGSERRLAPYPYLLVVVDELADLMMVAPRDVEASIQRITQLARAAGIHLVLATQRPSVDVVTGIIKANVPSRLAFATSSLQDSRVILDSPGAEKLIGQGDALFHPMGHAKAMRVQGAWVNESEIHKVVDHVKKQMKPNYREDVTVTAAKKQIDDDIGDDLDVLVRAAELVVTTQFGSTSMLQRKLRVGFAKAGRLMDLLESREIVGPSEGSKARDVLVHPDDLAEALARITGDDGPPSASTAGGGPTGGGPADDGQGADRYGSDVLEGRDDDVATEYDDGDEASDDDEDAWQLTGR from the coding sequence GTGCGCGCTGTGCGCGCCGGGTACCTCGGCGTGGCCCGGACCGTGGGCGGCGTCGTCCGCGGCATCGGCGTGGCCCGCTGGGAGGTCGCGCACGATCAGCGCCGGGACGGCTATGCGCTGTTCCTGCTGCTGCTCGCCGCGCTCGTCGCGATCCGCGAGTGGTGGCAGGTGCCGGGCGCGTTCTTCGGCGCCGTGCACACGGTCACCGCAGGCACCTTCGGGATCATCTCGGTGGTCCTGCCGCTCCTGCTCGCCGGCTGGTCGCTGCGCATGTTCCGGCGTCCCGACCTGGTGCGCGCGAACTCGCGCATCGCCTTGGGAATGGCGATCCTGCTGACGGCGCTCGCGGCGATCGCCTCGATCGCCGCGCGCATGCCCGCTCCCGCCGACGGCATCTCGGCGCTCGCCCACGGCGGCGGCGTGCTGGGCTACCTCGCGGCCGCGCCCGTGGCGTCGCTCGTGCCGCCCGTCGCCGTGGTCGTGCTCTACGCCGTCGTCGCCTTCTTCGGCGTGCTGGTCCTGACGGCCACCCCCGTCGAGTCGCTCCCGAGCCGTCTGCGCGGCGCCTACCAGACCCTCGTCGGCCGCAGCGAGGACGAGGACGCCGAGCGCGAGGCCTTCGGACTGCGCCCGCGTCGTGCCTCGGCCAGCGCCGCCGAGACCGAGGCCGCCGAGCCCGCCGGGCGCAAGCGCCGCAGCCCGCGCCGCAAGACGTCGGACGAGGACGAGCAGGCCGAGCGCGACCACGACGGCTTCGGCTACGCGGGCGACGAGGCCTTCGCCCGCGGGGTCGACGCCGCCGAGGAGGCGGCCCCCAAGCGCCGCCGCTCCCGGTCCCGCCGCCCCGTCGAGCCCGAGGCGGCGGAGACCGCCGAGACGACCGAGGACGAGACCGAGGTCTACGACGTCATCTCCGAGGAGAACCGGCGCGCGAAGTCGTTCCCGGGCGCGACCACGCCGATGCCGGCGGGCGCCACGCGCGCCGAGGAGGCCCCCGCCCAGAGCCGCCCGGCCGCGAAGGCGCCGTCCGCGCCCGACCTCGTGCCGCCGCCGCTCGGCGATCTTCCCCGGGCGGGCGAGCAGCTCGAGCTCGCAGGCGACGTCGTCTACACCCTCCCGGACTCCGAGTTCCTCATCGAGGGGCCGCCCCACAAGACGCGCAGCGAGGCCAACGACCGCGTGGTCGAGGCGCTCGGCGAGGTGTTCGAGCAGTTCGGGATCAACGCCGAGGTCACGGGCTTCACGCGCGGACCGACCGTGACCCGCTACGAGGTCGAGCTGGGCCTGGGCACCAAGGTCGAGAAGGTCACGGCGCTCAGCAAGAACATCGCCTACGCGGTTGCGAGCGCGGACGTGCGCATCCTCTCGCCGATCCCCGGCAAGAAGGCCATCGGCATCGAGATCCCCAACACCGACCGCGAGACCGTGGCCCTGGGCGACGTGCTGCGCAGCCCCATCGCGACCCGCAATGAGCATCCGATGGTGATGGGCGTGGGCAAGGACGTCGAGGGCGGCTACGTGACGGCGAACCTCGCCAAGATGCCGCACCTGCTCGTCGCGGGCGCCACCGGCGCCGGCAAGTCGAGCTTCGTGAACTCGATGATCACGTCGATCCTGATGCGCGCGACCCCCGAGGAGGTCCGCATGGTCCTCGTCGACCCCAAGCGCGTCGAGCTCACGATCTACGAGGGCATCCCGCACCTCATCACGCCCATCATCACCAACCCCAAGAAGGCCGCCGAGGCCCTCGAATGGGTCGTCAAGGAGATGGACGCGCGCTACGACGACCTCGCGGCCTTCGGCTTCAAGCACATCGACGACTTCAACAAGGCGGTGCGCGCGGGCGAGGTCGCCCCGCCGCCCGGGAGCGAGCGGCGCCTGGCGCCCTACCCCTACCTGCTCGTCGTGGTCGACGAGCTCGCCGACCTGATGATGGTCGCGCCGCGCGACGTCGAGGCGTCGATCCAGCGCATCACCCAGCTCGCGCGCGCCGCCGGCATCCACCTCGTGCTGGCCACGCAGCGCCCGAGCGTCGACGTGGTCACGGGCATCATCAAGGCCAACGTGCCCAGCCGCCTCGCCTTCGCGACGTCCTCCCTCCAGGACTCGCGCGTCATCCTCGACAGCCCCGGCGCGGAGAAGCTCATCGGCCAGGGCGACGCCCTCTTCCACCCGATGGGCCATGCCAAGGCGATGCGCGTGCAGGGGGCGTGGGTCAACGAGTCGGAGATCCACAAGGTCGTCGACCACGTCAAGAAGCAGATGAAGCCCAACTACCGCGAGGACGTCACGGTCACCGCGGCCAAGAAGCAGATCGACGACGACATCGGCGACGACCTCGACGTGCTCGTGCGCGCGGCCGAGCTCGTGGTCACCACCCAGTTCGGCTCGACCTCGATGCTCCAGCGCAAGCTGCGCGTCGGCTTCGCCAAGGCAGGGCGCCTGATGGACCTGCTCGAGTCCCGCGAGATCGTCGGTCCCTCCGAGGGGTCGAAGGCGCGCGACGTGCTCGTGCATCCCGACGACCTCGCCGAGGCGCTCGCCCGCATCACGGGGGACGACGGTCCCCCGAGCGCGAGCACGGCCGGCGGCGGCCCGACGGGCGGCGGCCCCGCCGACGACGGACAGGGCGCCGACCGCTACGGCAGCGACGTCCTGGAGGGTCGGGACGACGACGTCGCCACCGAGTACGACGACGGCGACGAGGCGTCCGACGACGACGAGGACGCCTGGCAGCTCACGGGCCGATGA
- the pgsA gene encoding CDP-diacylglycerol--glycerol-3-phosphate 3-phosphatidyltransferase, protein MTAPASPPDTAPVPLWNIANILTMIRCVMVPVFIVVAALYEHSVPGRFVITAIFVVAMFTDYLDGHLARSRNLITDFGKIVDPIADKGMTGAAFVMLSVWDYVPWWMTILILLREFGITLMRFTILKYGALPANLAGKAKTMMQSIAITYCLLPLELWWPPAAWIGLALVTIAFVLTIWSGLVNLRDGLRLRREALASGERR, encoded by the coding sequence ATGACAGCCCCCGCATCCCCGCCGGACACGGCACCCGTGCCCCTGTGGAACATCGCCAACATCCTCACGATGATCCGGTGCGTCATGGTGCCGGTGTTCATCGTGGTCGCGGCGCTCTACGAGCACTCCGTGCCCGGCCGCTTCGTGATCACCGCGATCTTCGTGGTCGCGATGTTCACGGACTACCTCGACGGGCACCTCGCGCGCAGCCGGAACCTCATCACGGACTTCGGCAAGATCGTCGATCCGATCGCCGACAAGGGCATGACGGGCGCCGCGTTCGTCATGCTGTCGGTGTGGGACTACGTTCCCTGGTGGATGACGATCCTGATCCTGCTGCGCGAGTTCGGCATCACGCTCATGCGCTTCACGATCCTGAAGTACGGGGCGCTGCCCGCGAACCTCGCGGGCAAGGCCAAGACGATGATGCAGTCGATCGCGATCACGTACTGCCTGCTGCCGCTCGAGCTGTGGTGGCCGCCCGCCGCGTGGATCGGGCTCGCGCTCGTCACGATCGCCTTCGTGCTGACGATCTGGTCGGGCCTGGTGAACCTGCGCGACGGTCTCCGCCTGCGCCGCGAGGCCCTCGCATCCGGAGAGCGTCGATGA
- a CDS encoding CinA family protein encodes MTWAARAFAEDGIDPRAARIVAHATESGRTLATGESLTGGALVSGLVDVPGASRCVVGGAVCYSLAAKTRLLGVDADVLAATGAVTAEVAAAMARGALRAYDADLAVSTTGVAGPGPDERGIGQGTVFVALADAAWGTVDVRELHLVGDRAEVRRQTVDAGLALFDEALAQVRDDGRS; translated from the coding sequence ATGACCTGGGCTGCCCGCGCCTTCGCCGAGGACGGCATCGACCCGCGCGCGGCCCGCATCGTGGCGCACGCCACCGAGAGCGGCCGCACCCTCGCGACGGGGGAGTCCCTGACCGGCGGCGCCCTCGTGTCGGGCCTGGTCGACGTGCCCGGCGCGAGCCGGTGCGTGGTCGGCGGGGCGGTGTGCTACTCGCTCGCGGCCAAGACCCGGCTGCTGGGCGTGGACGCCGACGTGCTCGCCGCGACCGGCGCGGTCACGGCCGAGGTCGCGGCGGCGATGGCCCGCGGGGCGCTGCGCGCCTACGACGCGGACCTCGCGGTCTCGACGACGGGCGTCGCCGGTCCCGGCCCCGACGAGCGGGGGATCGGCCAGGGCACCGTCTTCGTCGCCCTGGCCGACGCCGCGTGGGGCACGGTCGACGTGCGTGAGCTGCATCTCGTGGGCGACCGGGCCGAGGTGCGCCGGCAGACGGTCGACGCCGGCCTGGCCCTGTTCGACGAGGCGCTCGCGCAGGTCAGGGACGACGGGCGGTCCTGA